A DNA window from Kitasatospora atroaurantiaca contains the following coding sequences:
- a CDS encoding DNA-binding protein: MTEDTAPGAAQLSGPFAGPDLAEAHAKRQYPALFRITERHAHADSRRRWEEQRMPMGPMDAWRRVVLLAGGTEFPEEGEPPVDADDLAAALALVQWARAEVDELEIGLLEMARGRGLTWQQIAYNLGLGSAQAARQRHKRLTGRTEPAE, encoded by the coding sequence ATGACCGAAGACACCGCACCCGGCGCCGCTCAGCTCTCCGGGCCCTTCGCCGGGCCGGACCTCGCGGAGGCGCACGCCAAGCGGCAGTACCCCGCGCTCTTCCGGATCACCGAGCGCCACGCGCACGCCGACTCCCGCAGACGGTGGGAGGAGCAGCGGATGCCGATGGGGCCGATGGATGCCTGGCGGCGGGTGGTCCTGCTGGCCGGCGGCACGGAGTTCCCCGAGGAGGGCGAGCCGCCGGTCGACGCGGACGACCTCGCCGCTGCCCTGGCCCTCGTCCAGTGGGCGCGCGCCGAGGTCGACGAACTGGAGATCGGCCTGCTGGAAATGGCGCGCGGCCGAGGACTGACCTGGCAGCAGATCGCCTACAACCTCGGCCTCGGCTCCGCCCAGGCCGCGCGCCAGCGCCACAAGCGCCTCACCGGCCGCACCGAACCGGC
- a CDS encoding TetR/AcrR family transcriptional regulator — protein sequence MAEPRARRAARPREEVFAAARAAIAEHGLAKLTMAGLGKQLQMSAGHLLYYFGSKDQLLLETLRWSEEQLGERRRAALARDGASVWDRLAAYAELYLPEGPGDPRWILWLEVWGRSPSSAEIRQGQLEIEAPWQAELVALIEEGVAAGTFAPNGSHDRAVQIRALLDGFAVPIAIGLPGARREEAAAQVASVAAALLGGRRGPSPV from the coding sequence ATGGCGGAGCCACGGGCGCGCCGTGCTGCGCGACCGCGTGAAGAGGTGTTCGCGGCCGCTCGCGCAGCGATCGCGGAGCACGGGCTCGCGAAGCTGACCATGGCCGGGCTCGGCAAACAGCTCCAGATGAGCGCGGGGCATCTCCTCTACTACTTCGGCAGCAAGGACCAGCTGCTGCTGGAGACCCTGCGCTGGAGCGAGGAGCAGCTCGGCGAACGCCGCCGGGCCGCGCTCGCGCGGGACGGCGCCAGCGTCTGGGACCGGCTGGCCGCGTACGCGGAGCTGTACCTGCCGGAGGGGCCCGGCGATCCGCGCTGGATCCTCTGGCTCGAGGTGTGGGGCCGGTCTCCGTCCAGTGCCGAGATCAGGCAGGGGCAGCTGGAGATCGAGGCGCCCTGGCAGGCCGAGCTGGTGGCGCTGATCGAGGAGGGCGTGGCGGCCGGCACGTTCGCGCCGAACGGTTCGCACGACCGGGCCGTGCAGATCCGGGCGCTGCTGGACGGGTTCGCGGTGCCGATCGCAATCGGACTGCCGGGGGCACGCCGGGAGGAGGCCGCCGCGCAGGTGGCCTCCGTCGCGGCGGCGTTGCTCGGCGGCCGCCGAGGGCCCTCCCCCGTCTGA
- a CDS encoding protein phosphatase 2C domain-containing protein — MSNQGAPPQHRPEDGWWHTVYEGPAGTLPDTPDASAGEGSVDDWFDSAAGMIGVQRTGDRPAPPEPAADDAEPAVSSAAPADASVDDWFDSAAGMIGSQRTGEPAAEQPPAEQPAPEPEPSAPASAAPASDGSDSGSDSAATALPAAEDPAPAPAAQEPESTETATIVEPPDPMPSHPATAKPYQPPVPHVGERPPTYGPEPTALPASDPDMLAALVPDTVLEGAQYGAATLRAVSVRGDSARYRGESRRDALLVTRFGEGEEGLLLAVLGAPSRSQIPSSLAAEACKHLAAAIGRSRPELAADLRAGARDRLRYGLQRLTARAAVPLRSSAATGPTGPDEPDDPIDEPAPDGQSPDLSSPDSGSLHCLLVSLDPEATHRAAFGIGPGGLYLLRSGHWIDAYAARLLHHPDGRPPAPATADQTPRPFRFRLVPATPGDILLLCTPGLAEPIADEPAVAHFLSSHWAHPHPPGTVDFLRQVQVRAKGYADDRTAAVLWTE, encoded by the coding sequence ATGAGCAACCAGGGCGCACCCCCGCAGCACCGGCCGGAGGACGGCTGGTGGCACACGGTGTACGAGGGCCCGGCGGGCACCCTGCCGGACACCCCGGACGCCTCGGCGGGCGAGGGCAGCGTCGACGACTGGTTCGACTCGGCGGCGGGCATGATCGGAGTTCAGCGGACGGGGGATCGTCCCGCCCCGCCGGAGCCCGCTGCGGACGATGCGGAACCCGCCGTTTCCTCAGCGGCTCCGGCCGACGCCAGCGTCGACGACTGGTTCGACTCGGCCGCAGGCATGATCGGCTCCCAGCGGACGGGAGAGCCCGCCGCCGAGCAGCCCCCCGCCGAGCAGCCCGCCCCCGAACCTGAGCCGTCGGCTCCGGCGTCGGCTGCTCCTGCGTCGGACGGCTCCGACTCCGGCTCCGACTCCGCGGCCACGGCCCTTCCCGCCGCGGAGGACCCCGCGCCTGCCCCCGCTGCGCAGGAGCCCGAGTCCACCGAGACCGCCACCATCGTTGAGCCCCCCGACCCGATGCCCAGCCACCCGGCCACCGCCAAGCCGTACCAGCCGCCCGTCCCTCACGTCGGTGAGCGCCCTCCCACGTACGGGCCCGAACCCACCGCGCTGCCGGCCTCGGACCCCGACATGCTCGCCGCCCTCGTCCCCGACACCGTCCTCGAAGGCGCCCAGTACGGGGCGGCGACCCTCCGAGCGGTCTCCGTACGGGGGGACTCCGCCCGGTACCGGGGCGAATCCCGTCGGGACGCGCTGCTGGTCACCCGCTTCGGCGAGGGGGAGGAGGGCCTGCTGCTGGCCGTCCTCGGGGCCCCGAGCCGCTCGCAGATCCCCTCGTCCCTGGCGGCCGAGGCGTGCAAGCACCTCGCCGCCGCCATCGGGCGCAGCCGCCCCGAACTCGCGGCCGACCTGCGCGCCGGCGCCCGGGACCGCCTGCGCTACGGTCTGCAGCGCCTCACCGCCCGTGCGGCCGTCCCGCTCAGGTCCTCCGCCGCCACCGGGCCGACCGGCCCCGACGAGCCCGACGACCCGATCGACGAGCCCGCACCTGATGGACAGTCACCCGACCTGTCATCACCCGACAGCGGTTCGCTGCACTGCCTGCTGGTCTCGCTGGACCCGGAGGCCACCCACCGCGCCGCCTTCGGCATCGGCCCCGGCGGGCTCTACCTGCTCCGCTCGGGCCACTGGATCGACGCGTACGCGGCCCGCCTGCTGCACCACCCGGACGGCCGGCCACCGGCTCCCGCGACCGCCGATCAGACTCCGCGCCCGTTCCGGTTCCGCCTCGTCCCGGCGACTCCCGGCGACATCCTGCTGCTCTGCACGCCCGGTCTGGCCGAGCCGATCGCGGACGAGCCGGCCGTCGCGCACTTCCTCTCCAGCCACTGGGCCCACCCGCACCCACCGGGGACGGTCGACTTCCTCCGCCAGGTCCAGGTCCGCGCCAAGGGCTACGCCGACGACCGTACGGCTGCCGTGCTCTGGACCGAGTAG
- a CDS encoding DUF3105 domain-containing protein, translating into MGSASKQSNKASKSNAGRPSPTDRRARIAELRAEEERRDRRNKILAISVASLLVAAMIGGGAWIALDAKSKQDAKDAAAKAPVTGVKTFDNLSRNHVQTKVSYPQTPPVGGDHNPVWLNCMGVVYDKPVVNENAVHSLEHGAVWVTYNGKASADDIKTLSEKVKATPYSFMSPYPDEQGTVTLTAWGTQLTVDSASDPRVGQFFTKYVQGPQTQEPGASCSTAQ; encoded by the coding sequence ATGGGTTCCGCCTCCAAGCAGTCCAACAAGGCGAGCAAGTCGAACGCCGGCCGCCCGAGCCCCACCGACCGCCGCGCGCGGATCGCCGAGCTGCGCGCCGAGGAGGAGCGCCGCGACCGGCGTAACAAGATCCTCGCGATCAGCGTGGCGAGTCTGCTGGTGGCCGCCATGATCGGCGGCGGCGCGTGGATCGCGCTGGACGCGAAGTCGAAGCAGGACGCCAAGGACGCCGCGGCAAAGGCTCCGGTCACGGGCGTGAAGACCTTCGACAACCTCTCCCGCAACCACGTCCAGACCAAGGTCAGCTACCCGCAGACCCCGCCGGTCGGCGGCGACCACAACCCTGTCTGGCTGAACTGCATGGGCGTCGTCTACGACAAGCCGGTCGTGAACGAGAACGCCGTTCACTCGCTGGAGCACGGCGCGGTCTGGGTCACCTACAACGGCAAGGCGAGCGCCGACGACATCAAGACGCTGTCGGAGAAGGTGAAGGCGACGCCGTACTCGTTCATGAGCCCGTACCCGGACGAGCAGGGCACCGTCACGCTGACCGCCTGGGGCACCCAGCTGACGGTGGACAGTGCCAGTGACCCGCGGGTCGGCCAGTTCTTCACCAAGTACGTGCAGGGCCCGCAGACCCAGGAGCCGGGGGCGTCGTGCAGCACCGCCCAGTGA
- a CDS encoding DUF305 domain-containing protein, which produces MWWPAALAAVVALCLGVPALLAGGTSASGTAATAPASDSPEAGFARDMATHHQQAIDMSFIVRDRTQDTAVRNLAFDIINTQANQRGMLTGWLDQWGLTQSSAAKPMAWMRMDHDYQAHDGSLMPGMATNTELEKLRGLSGRDAEVYYLQLMIQHHKGGVAMAQGYVDLSANAVEKRLAQTMVNGQRSEIDLITGMLAERGAKPLS; this is translated from the coding sequence ATGTGGTGGCCGGCGGCGCTGGCCGCCGTCGTGGCGCTCTGCCTGGGCGTTCCGGCGCTCCTGGCGGGCGGCACGTCCGCCTCCGGTACCGCGGCGACCGCGCCCGCGAGTGACTCGCCCGAGGCCGGGTTCGCCCGGGACATGGCGACCCACCACCAGCAGGCGATCGACATGTCGTTCATCGTCCGGGACCGGACGCAGGACACCGCCGTCCGCAACCTGGCCTTCGACATCATCAACACCCAGGCCAACCAGCGCGGCATGCTGACGGGCTGGCTGGACCAGTGGGGGCTGACGCAGAGCTCGGCCGCCAAGCCGATGGCGTGGATGCGGATGGACCACGACTACCAGGCGCACGACGGCTCCCTGATGCCGGGCATGGCCACCAACACGGAGCTCGAGAAGCTGCGCGGGCTCAGCGGCCGGGACGCCGAGGTGTACTACCTGCAGCTGATGATCCAGCACCACAAGGGCGGGGTCGCGATGGCCCAGGGCTATGTCGACCTCAGCGCCAACGCGGTGGAGAAGCGCCTCGCCCAGACCATGGTCAACGGGCAGCGTTCCGAGATCGACCTGATCACCGGGATGCTCGCGGAGCGCGGCGCCAAGCCGCTCTCCTGA
- a CDS encoding MFS transporter, which produces MSTDRRPRLLDSRLLTERPRPRQIAAWRHAHWLAVGTVCLGAFLGQLTASITALAFPALESGFRANFAAVEWVALAYLLVLVALLAPIGRLSDLVGRKTMYLGGFAVFALASLGAGLSGSLAQLVAWRAVQAVGGAMMQANSVALVARGVPERAMRTALGVQAAAQALGLALGPTLGGLLVAHASWRWVFWINVPIGLLGILAGWFLLPRTHPQGRPATELATGGDEGRGERRFDLLGLVLLAGSSTALLLALSTASGLPLPGWAVAALLLLAAVLAVALARQEQRADRPIIPPGLVNTPGIRAGLVVALIGYLLLFCPLVLGPVMLVGAGVPVTTAGLVITALPAAFAVAATVGGSLLPGGWPDATRCRLGALVAGLGLALAALLPAAPASFAGPLLVAGYGLGLMLPANNALVMRAIPAESSAVGGGLVNMVRSLGTALGTALPVLAVHLAGHAVGGRAVLVLLVAVAAQAALLSAGVRARR; this is translated from the coding sequence ATGAGCACCGACCGCCGACCTCGTCTCCTCGACAGCCGACTGCTCACGGAGCGCCCTCGTCCCCGTCAGATCGCAGCCTGGCGGCACGCCCACTGGTTGGCCGTCGGCACGGTCTGCCTGGGGGCCTTCCTGGGGCAGCTCACCGCGAGCATCACGGCCCTGGCCTTCCCGGCCCTGGAGAGCGGCTTCCGGGCCAACTTCGCCGCCGTCGAGTGGGTCGCGCTCGCCTACCTCCTGGTCCTGGTGGCCCTGCTGGCGCCGATCGGCCGGCTCTCCGACCTGGTCGGCCGCAAGACCATGTACCTGGGCGGCTTCGCGGTCTTCGCACTCGCCTCGCTGGGCGCGGGACTCTCGGGCAGCCTGGCCCAGCTGGTGGCCTGGCGGGCGGTGCAGGCCGTCGGCGGCGCGATGATGCAGGCCAACAGCGTGGCTCTGGTGGCGCGCGGGGTGCCGGAACGGGCCATGCGTACCGCGCTCGGCGTCCAGGCTGCCGCCCAGGCGCTCGGCCTCGCGCTCGGCCCGACCCTCGGCGGGCTGCTGGTGGCACACGCCTCGTGGCGCTGGGTGTTCTGGATCAACGTCCCGATCGGCCTGCTCGGCATCCTGGCCGGGTGGTTCCTGCTCCCGCGGACCCACCCGCAGGGGCGCCCTGCCACCGAGTTGGCCACCGGGGGAGATGAGGGCCGGGGTGAGAGGCGCTTCGACCTGCTCGGGCTGGTCCTGCTGGCGGGCTCGTCCACCGCACTGCTGCTCGCCCTCTCCACCGCCTCCGGGCTGCCCCTGCCCGGCTGGGCGGTGGCCGCGCTGCTCCTCCTCGCCGCCGTGCTGGCGGTGGCGCTGGCCAGGCAGGAGCAGCGCGCGGACCGGCCGATCATCCCGCCGGGCCTGGTCAACACCCCCGGCATCCGGGCCGGGCTGGTGGTGGCACTGATCGGCTATCTGCTGCTGTTCTGCCCGCTGGTCCTCGGTCCGGTCATGCTGGTCGGCGCCGGCGTACCGGTGACCACCGCCGGGCTGGTGATCACCGCGCTGCCCGCCGCCTTCGCGGTCGCCGCTACGGTCGGCGGTAGCCTGCTGCCCGGAGGCTGGCCCGACGCGACGCGCTGCCGCCTCGGGGCACTGGTCGCGGGCCTCGGCCTGGCCCTGGCAGCACTGCTCCCGGCAGCCCCGGCCTCCTTCGCCGGGCCGCTCCTCGTCGCCGGCTACGGCCTCGGCCTCATGCTCCCGGCCAACAACGCGCTGGTGATGCGCGCGATCCCCGCCGAGAGCTCGGCGGTCGGCGGCGGCCTGGTCAACATGGTCCGCAGCCTGGGCACCGCCCTCGGCACGGCGCTGCCCGTGCTCGCCGTGCACCTGGCCGGCCATGCGGTAGGCGGCCGGGCGGTGCTGGTGCTGCTGGTCGCCGTGGCCGCGCAGGCGGCGCTGCTGTCGGCAGGCGTACGGGCGCGGCGCTGA
- a CDS encoding MarR family winged helix-turn-helix transcriptional regulator encodes MPSLPDSDPGSPSPALAASEAGPAAGGGSAFEEAAAIERAQRLTDVITRLRRALRSSIRTDYPWESLPMAQVELLQTLAAAPLRVGELAARQRLAPNTVSGLVGKLLEAGFVDRQADPGDRRTARIALTEAGHQQLRDWQRAHERRMADALESLSRADREAVMGALPGLELLAKALAGSGPEDRTG; translated from the coding sequence ATGCCGTCGCTGCCCGACTCCGACCCCGGTTCGCCCTCCCCCGCCCTCGCCGCCTCCGAGGCGGGCCCGGCCGCCGGCGGCGGGTCCGCGTTCGAGGAGGCGGCGGCGATCGAGCGCGCCCAACGGCTGACCGATGTGATCACCCGACTGCGTCGAGCCCTGCGCAGCAGCATCCGCACCGACTACCCCTGGGAGTCGCTGCCGATGGCCCAGGTGGAGCTCCTGCAGACGCTGGCCGCGGCCCCCCTGCGGGTGGGCGAGCTGGCGGCCCGTCAGCGCCTCGCACCCAACACCGTGAGCGGGCTGGTCGGCAAGCTGCTGGAGGCGGGCTTCGTGGACCGGCAGGCCGACCCCGGCGACCGCCGTACCGCGCGGATCGCCCTGACCGAGGCGGGTCACCAGCAGCTCCGGGACTGGCAGCGGGCGCACGAGCGACGGATGGCCGACGCCCTGGAGAGCCTCTCCCGTGCGGACCGCGAGGCCGTCATGGGCGCTCTGCCGGGTCTTGAGCTGCTGGCCAAGGCCCTGGCGGGCTCCGGCCCGGAGGACCGTACGGGCTGA
- a CDS encoding methylated-DNA--[protein]-cysteine S-methyltransferase — translation MTTVFTTMESPLGRLLLSGFVDGNGPAALATVTAPGQKGARGEPDADWEPDAAALAPAVEQLAAYFAGELTVFDLPLAPVGTKFRQRIWAALDDIPYGGTVTYGELGAAAGQSPRAVRAVGGAVGANPLLVIRPCHRVMGANGALTGFAAGVERKRWLLELERGTLF, via the coding sequence ATGACGACGGTCTTCACGACCATGGAGAGCCCACTGGGCCGACTGCTGCTGAGCGGTTTCGTGGACGGGAACGGCCCGGCGGCGCTCGCGACCGTCACGGCGCCCGGGCAGAAGGGCGCACGCGGTGAGCCCGACGCGGACTGGGAGCCCGACGCGGCGGCGCTGGCGCCGGCGGTCGAACAGCTGGCGGCCTACTTCGCGGGTGAGCTGACCGTCTTCGACCTGCCGCTGGCGCCGGTCGGCACCAAGTTCCGGCAGCGGATCTGGGCGGCGCTGGACGACATCCCGTACGGCGGGACCGTCACCTACGGCGAACTCGGCGCGGCCGCCGGTCAGTCGCCGCGCGCCGTGCGGGCAGTGGGCGGGGCGGTGGGTGCGAACCCGCTGCTGGTGATCCGGCCGTGCCACCGGGTGATGGGGGCGAACGGCGCGCTCACCGGCTTCGCGGCCGGGGTGGAGCGCAAGCGGTGGCTGCTGGAGCTCGAGCGCGGCACGCTGTTCTGA
- a CDS encoding DNA-3-methyladenine glycosylase 2 family protein, which translates to MIDDDTRYRAVDSRDARFDGVFFTAVRTTGIYCRPSCPAVTPKRVNCTFYPTAAAAQGAGYRACRRCRPDSVPGSPEWNHRADLVGRAMRLIGDGVVDREGVAGLADRLGYSSRQVQRQLTAELGAGPIALARAQRAQTARLLLQTTELPVTEVAFASGFSSVRQFNDTVREVYDRTPSGLRAEAGAGRRGAAPAGTISLRLAYRGALDSDHLLDFLALRAVPGIEEVVPGERPGVRTYRRTLALPYGHGIAEVDGLGAGDQPDRGWLDCRLQLTELRDLTTAVYRLRALFDLDADPDAVDGQLGADPVLSELVRSRPGIRSPGHVDPHELAVRAVLGQQITVTSARTLAGRLAERYGRALPEPSGGLRMLFPATTALAEADPADLAMPEARRRALRGLCAALAEGEVRLDGGVDREAAAAELLALPGIGPWTVGYLRMRALADPDVFLPSDAGVRHGLVRLGQPGDPKAAAAVAPAWAPWRSYAVHRLWTAPSTEEREKA; encoded by the coding sequence GTGATCGACGACGACACCAGGTACCGAGCCGTGGACAGCCGGGACGCCCGTTTCGACGGTGTGTTCTTCACCGCCGTCCGCACCACCGGCATCTACTGCCGCCCGAGCTGCCCGGCGGTGACACCGAAGCGCGTCAACTGCACCTTCTACCCGACCGCGGCCGCCGCTCAGGGCGCCGGCTACCGGGCCTGCCGCCGCTGCCGCCCCGACTCCGTCCCCGGCTCGCCCGAGTGGAACCACCGGGCCGACCTGGTGGGCCGGGCGATGCGGCTGATCGGCGACGGCGTGGTGGACCGCGAGGGTGTCGCGGGCCTCGCCGACCGCCTCGGCTACAGCTCCCGCCAGGTGCAGCGCCAGCTCACCGCCGAACTCGGTGCGGGGCCGATCGCCCTGGCCCGCGCCCAGCGCGCCCAGACCGCCCGACTGCTGCTGCAGACCACCGAACTGCCCGTCACCGAGGTGGCCTTCGCATCCGGCTTCTCCTCCGTACGACAGTTCAACGACACCGTGCGCGAGGTCTACGACCGCACCCCGAGCGGCCTGCGCGCCGAAGCCGGGGCGGGCCGACGCGGTGCGGCACCGGCCGGGACGATCAGCCTTCGCCTGGCGTACCGGGGGGCGCTCGACAGTGACCACCTGCTCGACTTCCTCGCGCTGCGTGCCGTCCCCGGCATCGAGGAGGTGGTGCCCGGTGAGCGGCCCGGCGTCCGGACGTACCGCCGCACACTCGCGCTCCCGTACGGGCACGGCATCGCCGAGGTGGACGGGCTGGGCGCGGGCGACCAGCCCGACCGGGGGTGGCTGGACTGCCGGCTGCAGCTGACGGAACTGCGCGACCTGACCACCGCCGTGTACCGCCTGCGCGCCCTCTTCGACCTGGACGCCGACCCGGACGCGGTGGACGGACAGCTCGGAGCGGACCCGGTGCTGAGCGAGCTGGTGCGCTCCCGCCCCGGCATCCGCTCGCCCGGCCACGTCGACCCGCACGAGCTCGCCGTGCGGGCGGTGCTCGGGCAGCAGATCACCGTCACCTCGGCGCGCACGCTGGCCGGGAGACTGGCCGAGCGCTACGGCCGGGCACTCCCGGAGCCCAGCGGCGGACTGCGGATGCTCTTCCCGGCCACGACCGCCCTCGCCGAGGCCGATCCGGCCGACCTCGCGATGCCGGAGGCGCGCCGCCGGGCCCTGCGCGGGCTCTGTGCCGCGCTCGCGGAGGGCGAGGTCCGGCTGGACGGCGGTGTGGACCGCGAGGCTGCGGCGGCCGAGCTGCTGGCGCTGCCCGGGATCGGCCCGTGGACCGTGGGATACCTGCGGATGCGGGCACTCGCCGACCCGGACGTGTTCCTGCCCAGTGACGCCGGGGTGCGGCACGGACTCGTGCGGCTCGGGCAACCGGGCGACCCGAAGGCGGCCGCCGCGGTCGCCCCGGCGTGGGCGCCGTGGCGCTCGTATGCTGTCCACCGGCTCTGGACGGCACCGTCCACGGAGGAGCGTGAGAAGGCATGA
- a CDS encoding LacI family DNA-binding transcriptional regulator has protein sequence MTEQQPEVRSAGALPRPTLESVAERAGVSRATASRVVNGGTGVRESLREKVQRAVDELGYVPNLAARTLVTRRNQAVAVVVAEPESRLFSDPFFAQHLRGISRELSAADNQMVLLLVEDQRDYDRVGRYLAGGHVDGALLFSLHHSDPLPEMARKVGLPTVIGGRPGWPGAESDRELVYVDSDNRGGARLAVQHLQSLGRTRIATITGPLDQTSSIDRLDGYRDLLPDGDPELIAEGDFTPDGGGRAMAELLARRPDLDAVFAASDSMASGALRVLRARGRRVPEDVAVVGFDDVESVAAWTEPPLTTVRQDIEEMGRLMARLLLRRLAGAGTQTSPRVNAPTSVITPTHLVRRGSA, from the coding sequence GTGACCGAGCAGCAGCCCGAGGTCCGGTCGGCCGGCGCCCTCCCGCGCCCGACCCTTGAGTCCGTCGCCGAGCGGGCCGGGGTGTCCAGGGCCACTGCCTCGCGGGTGGTCAACGGCGGCACCGGCGTACGCGAATCGCTCCGCGAGAAGGTGCAGCGCGCCGTCGACGAGCTCGGCTACGTCCCGAACCTCGCCGCGCGGACCCTGGTCACCCGGCGCAACCAGGCGGTCGCGGTGGTGGTCGCCGAACCCGAGAGCAGACTCTTCTCCGACCCGTTCTTCGCCCAGCACCTGCGCGGCATCAGCCGGGAGCTGTCCGCCGCCGACAACCAGATGGTGCTGCTGCTGGTCGAGGACCAGCGCGACTACGACCGGGTCGGCCGCTACCTGGCGGGCGGGCACGTGGACGGTGCGCTGCTCTTCTCGCTGCACCACAGCGACCCGCTGCCCGAGATGGCCCGCAAGGTCGGCCTGCCCACCGTGATCGGCGGCCGTCCGGGCTGGCCGGGTGCCGAGTCGGACCGCGAGCTGGTCTACGTGGACAGCGACAACCGGGGCGGTGCGAGGCTCGCCGTCCAGCACCTGCAGTCGCTCGGCCGCACCAGGATCGCCACGATCACCGGGCCGCTCGACCAGACCTCCTCCATCGACCGCCTCGACGGCTACCGCGACCTGCTGCCCGACGGTGACCCCGAGCTGATCGCCGAGGGCGACTTCACGCCGGACGGCGGCGGCCGCGCCATGGCCGAGCTCCTGGCCCGCCGGCCGGACCTGGACGCCGTGTTCGCCGCCTCCGACTCGATGGCCTCCGGCGCACTGCGCGTCCTGCGCGCCCGCGGCCGCCGGGTGCCCGAGGACGTCGCGGTGGTCGGCTTCGACGATGTGGAGTCGGTCGCCGCCTGGACGGAACCGCCCCTCACCACCGTCCGCCAGGACATCGAGGAGATGGGCCGCCTCATGGCCCGCCTGCTGCTCCGCCGACTCGCCGGCGCGGGCACGCAGACCTCGCCGCGGGTCAACGCCCCGACCTCGGTGATCACCCCGACCCACCTGGTCCGGCGCGGCTCGGCGTGA
- a CDS encoding ASCH domain-containing protein: MTAEQFPELPIAEFAFPGPGRDRLVAAILDGSKTSTTGLFAEYEKLGEPLPAVGSRQVLVDSRKRGVGVIEWTGVRVVPLAEVGLQHALDEGEGFATVAEWRASHEGFWQSADMREVLGDPDFTVDDATPVVLARFRLLGSQEAERV, from the coding sequence ATGACCGCCGAGCAGTTCCCCGAGCTCCCGATAGCCGAGTTCGCGTTCCCCGGACCAGGGCGTGACCGGCTGGTGGCCGCGATCCTGGACGGGTCCAAGACCAGCACGACCGGGCTGTTCGCCGAGTACGAGAAGCTGGGTGAGCCGCTCCCCGCGGTCGGCTCCCGGCAGGTGCTGGTCGACTCCCGGAAGCGCGGCGTCGGCGTGATCGAGTGGACCGGGGTACGGGTCGTGCCGCTCGCCGAGGTAGGGCTGCAGCACGCCCTCGACGAGGGCGAGGGGTTCGCGACGGTGGCCGAGTGGCGGGCGTCGCACGAAGGCTTCTGGCAGAGCGCGGACATGCGCGAGGTGCTCGGCGACCCGGACTTCACGGTCGACGACGCGACCCCGGTGGTACTCGCCCGCTTCCGCCTGCTGGGCAGCCAGGAGGCGGAGCGGGTCTGA